A stretch of Anaeromyxobacter dehalogenans 2CP-1 DNA encodes these proteins:
- a CDS encoding J domain-containing protein, with the protein MDRYSGFAFDPADLQEDVDLGAERRREILFAEGSLPRWTHWDVLGLPWNAPVEAARAAYLEKVKVFHPDRYPGKRLGSYRARLEKVFRRLTEARDVLADEARRAAYVRETAPADEFARMELRKLEDERRSEERRARLARQSPLVARAARVADLVRRGKESLRAGQVVQAANDLVLAQGMDPQNAEVAALAAEARRRAAVQRAGDAYERGLAAEAMGAPVKALAAFREALEADPRHARAAAGGARAALTAGDAVAARALAEAAVRAQPTAGFAHEALGLALEAQGARKEARRALERAVELDPKLEQARERLKRLRWSFLG; encoded by the coding sequence GTGGATCGATACAGCGGCTTCGCGTTCGATCCGGCGGATCTCCAGGAGGACGTGGACCTCGGCGCCGAGCGGCGGCGCGAGATCCTGTTCGCCGAGGGGAGCCTGCCGCGCTGGACGCACTGGGACGTGCTGGGCCTGCCCTGGAACGCGCCGGTGGAGGCCGCGCGCGCCGCCTACCTCGAGAAGGTGAAGGTCTTCCACCCGGATCGCTATCCGGGGAAGCGGCTGGGGAGCTACCGCGCCCGGCTGGAGAAGGTGTTCCGCCGCCTCACCGAGGCGCGCGACGTGCTCGCCGACGAGGCGAGGCGCGCCGCCTACGTGCGCGAGACCGCGCCCGCCGACGAGTTCGCGCGGATGGAGCTGCGCAAGCTGGAGGACGAGCGCCGCTCGGAGGAGCGCCGCGCGCGGCTCGCCCGCCAGAGCCCGCTCGTGGCCCGCGCCGCCCGCGTGGCCGACCTGGTGCGGCGGGGCAAGGAGTCCCTGCGCGCCGGGCAGGTGGTCCAGGCCGCGAACGATCTGGTGCTCGCGCAGGGGATGGACCCGCAGAACGCCGAGGTGGCCGCGCTCGCGGCCGAGGCGCGGCGGCGCGCGGCGGTGCAGCGCGCCGGCGACGCCTACGAGCGCGGGCTGGCCGCCGAGGCCATGGGCGCGCCCGTCAAGGCGCTCGCGGCGTTCCGGGAGGCGCTCGAGGCCGACCCCCGCCACGCGCGGGCGGCCGCAGGTGGCGCCCGGGCGGCGCTCACGGCCGGCGACGCGGTCGCCGCGCGCGCGCTGGCCGAGGCGGCGGTGCGCGCCCAGCCGACGGCCGGGTTCGCGCACGAGGCGCTCGGCCTGGCGCTGGAGGCGCAGGGTGCGCGCAAGGAGGCGCGCCGCGCGCTGGAGCGCGCCGTGGAGCTGGACCCGAAGCTGGAGCAGGCGCGCGAGCGGCTGAAGCGGCTGCGCTGGAGCTTCCTCGGATGA
- the argF gene encoding ornithine carbamoyltransferase has protein sequence MATSPREKRDFLRITDLDRSELLELVERAAEWKLLGKGGPRPLERRTVGLVFEKASTRTRVSFEVAAHQLGAGSIMLSPRDTQLGRGEPIRDTARVLSRYLDCLVVRTYGHEKIEEMARYAGVPVVNALTDASHPCQVLADLLTVTERFGSDALTKPGLRVAWVGDGNNMANSWLEACVLLGFELHLACPAGYDPDPALLARAAGRAKVFRSPAEAVAGAHVVNTDVWASMGQEQEAEERRRRFEGFIVDGPLMARARPNAVVLHCLPAHRGEEITDEVLEGPQSAVFDEAENRLHAQKALLELLLAGR, from the coding sequence ATGGCCACCTCGCCCCGCGAGAAGCGCGACTTCCTCCGCATCACCGACCTGGATCGCTCGGAGCTGCTCGAGCTGGTGGAGCGCGCCGCGGAGTGGAAGCTCCTCGGCAAGGGCGGCCCGCGGCCGCTGGAGCGGCGCACCGTCGGCCTGGTGTTCGAGAAGGCCTCCACCCGCACCCGCGTCTCGTTCGAGGTGGCGGCGCACCAGCTCGGCGCGGGGTCGATCATGCTGTCGCCGCGCGACACGCAGCTCGGGCGAGGAGAGCCGATCCGCGACACGGCCCGCGTGCTGTCGCGCTACCTGGACTGCCTGGTGGTGCGCACGTACGGGCACGAGAAGATCGAGGAGATGGCGCGCTACGCCGGCGTGCCGGTGGTGAACGCGCTCACCGACGCGTCGCACCCGTGCCAGGTGCTGGCCGACCTGCTCACGGTCACCGAGCGCTTCGGCTCGGACGCGCTCACCAAGCCCGGCCTGCGGGTGGCGTGGGTGGGCGACGGCAACAACATGGCCAACAGCTGGCTGGAGGCCTGCGTGCTGCTCGGGTTCGAGCTGCACCTCGCCTGCCCGGCGGGCTACGACCCGGACCCGGCGCTGCTCGCCCGCGCGGCCGGGCGGGCGAAGGTGTTCCGCTCGCCGGCCGAGGCGGTGGCGGGCGCGCACGTGGTGAACACCGACGTCTGGGCCAGCATGGGCCAGGAGCAGGAGGCGGAGGAGCGCCGCCGCCGCTTCGAGGGGTTCATCGTGGACGGGCCGCTGATGGCGCGGGCGCGGCCGAACGCGGTGGTGCTCCACTGCCTGCCGGCGCACCGCGGCGAGGAGATCACCGACGAGGTGCTGGAGGGCCCGCAGTCTGCGGTCTTCGACGAGGCCGAGAACCGGCTGCACGCCCAGAAGGCCCTGCTCGAGCTGCTGCTCGCCGGCCGGTGA